The genomic DNA GATGAAAATGcttttattaatcaattaatgaaacatacttttctccttttctataTCATCATGAGTTTCTGCACTTAAATTGGTTCAGTGAGAGTTTATCTCTCAACATTTAAAGATTAAATCATtagaaaatatataacatacaaATAGTATTCCATGAGTATTTTTCTACAAGCCATTTCCGTAATTCTGAGTAAAATGTGCAAAGTCAGAAACATGTTCCAAGTGATACATAAGTGAGAGAAAGGGGGAGTTAAAAAAGATTCATGTGGACAAAAAGTGAGAGGTTTCTAGCGAGTTTCAATCACAGTAACACTGCCTACTCACATGCTGTTCATGCTCAGCTCAACCTGGCATCCAAATAGTCTACTAATTCaccttgtttttaaagctcaaaACTGTTAAAAGCACCCGAAGAAGCTGTTGAAAAATTTCTGGCAAATAGCGCCACTGGGTCATGGCTCCAATGAAACATTAAGAGTCTTTGAGTGTAATATAGATAAGGAAACATGTTAGACtgaataatttcattttcacaatGAGTTTAGAGCTTACACCATTGTCAGACATTTGATTAAGACTTCCAGCTGAAATTATATTATGTGCctaaaaaacaattaatgcTCCTTGAATTGTCTTATTCCGAGctttctgttttcagtctgtaACCAGCGAACAAAACTTCCCCGGCAACCATCCAGCGTTCAAACAGACAGCAAGGTGCAATAGATCAGCAGTTATCTAGTTACTTCAGACAGCCCGAGTGTTTGTTTTGCGGGATGAAAGAGACAGGCATTGTCCTTGTCTGACAACAAGGACATGCTATAATGAGCTGGGTCAATATTAACTCACCACAGTTTCAGGACCTAAACAATTTGAATACTAGGATATGGATTATAAGATCAGAGGGTCAAAACAGACCTGAGTTCATCTTTAAATGATAAAAGCCCTGTTTAGCCTGCATATtatcaccccccctccctcttgtTGTTTGAATACACAGTTGGGCTGCCAGTATTGCTGAAATCAACCGATCAATATAttagtttgcatgttttgtgtaccatttttttgtattaaagcTGCTGTGATCAATATTCTTATATTAACAGTGGGTCTTTCACAGTGATGATAAACCAACAGGAGTTATCTGAGTCTACAGTTTCCTAGAAGTACGGTAGAATGCagcattttagtgtctttttgctctttgttttggttttctgtccTGGGCCTTAACCATTTTGGATCAGTCTCAGTCCCAGTGGGCAGTTGTTTTCATCTAAAATCtgactgtacactacctgctaaCCACCAAATAGACAGTGGAGTATTTATTAGCTAAAGAGTGAGCTGTTTCCCTCAGGAGTCAGTGGAAactaaaacagagctaaaggGAGAGCGAATACTCATATTACATCCCTTAATTAACCTGaaaaacaactccaaatgaaAGCTAATGTTGTTCCATATCTGTTGGATATATAAATAGGAAAACTTTATATGGTgataatatgcaaatattgttttttgaACTTGATGTGCTGCCCCCAAATGggtaaaaaaaagcaattattgCAACAGGctgcaatgattttttttttttgcgcaTTTTATTAGATAGTTTCCATTACCACTGAAATTACAGTCAGGTCACCCCATCTGAAACTGTTACTTAAGCACTGAACAGTCACACTTCAGTGTTAATCCCTAAAATGATCCTGTTTCCAAATAAATACTTTTCATTACCTCCTTCACTTAATCTCTTTATCTTAATCTCTTGTCATCTCCTACCAACACAGAGGTCAGCTCTGAGTACATCCACATCCCCTCATTAGTCCACCACGGTACTGAAGGGAAGCCCCTGCTCCTGCCTGTTGAGACTCACTTCCAGTTGGATGAGGTGGAGATCCAGGGAACATGGTCTCACACCACGACGAGCGGCACCAGGACCACATTGGTGACATTCACCAAAAATGCCACGATCACTGACATGATGTATCGCAACCATATCCTCTTCCGGGAACCCAATGTTTCTTTGCTAATTCGGAAATTAAACCGGGATGATGAAGGCAATTATCACCTAAACCTCAACATACAGTTTCATAACAAGAAAGAACCGGTTatcaaagagaaaagaacagtGCAAGTAATGGTGGATGGTGAGTGTTTTAAAAGGTCTTTCCTCATGTGTCCATACTGACCTGTTGATGACACTTACATGACAAAATCCTAAACTTACcaatcctttttttctccttagtTCCAGTGTCCACTCCGGTCATTGAGAAGTACCCATCGTATGCAGTTGTTGAGGACAAGGGGAACGTTACTTGGACTTGTTCTGTTGAAAGAGGAACACGAGTTGTGTTTCAGTGGCTGAGGGACAATGTCCCTCTGGGTCCCCGTGAAAGATACCAATTCTCCCACAACAACTCCATGCTGTTTATCAGTCCTGTGAGAAAAGAGGACAAGGGAACTTATCGGTGTGTGGTCAGCAACCGAATCAGCCGAGCCCAGTCAAGCAAGGCCATGGAGCTCATTGTCTACTGTGAGTATATATCTGTGTTCTCATTCTTCCTCTCGTCCATCTTACCAATAAGATACATAAACCATAtggaaaatgtatgtaaacttAGGACACATTCACACCATATATTTATCAAGCAGGATATTTAAACTATACAATTTCTTTAGCTCAGAACTGTCAAATTCCATGCCATTTGACTGAGGTGGCACTATATAACtacaccaccaacaccacctgAAAAAGCATTTCTCAGAGCCAGCCGCTCCTGGAGATAAGAATGTCTGgcataaaaaatgtatgcaaaatTGACCACTAAAGTTTTAAGTAACCACTGTGGACACCAGAGGTGATAAAAAACTGCAAATACTAGTCCAAAACACAGAGCACAAATTGGGACTGTACtggattaaaaaagaaaatgctcaCTGGTTTCATGGTCTTTACATGCAAGGATCTGGACAACAAAGAGTATGAGGTACAGTGCTTTTGAGTCTATGCTACCTTTATTCACAAGTTACTGTCAACTTGTAATGAGGCAGGAGGAACCTCAATGAACCAAATACAGAAATGCcataaaatcaaaaacacaatttaggAAAATCAACTGCTGGTATGATTGCTCTAATACAGGATTCTTCATATGGCACACATTGGACCAAGATACTATTACAAGGTCAGACTTTTCCTGCCCGTGAAGTTCAATTAGAATACCTCCTGCCCCCCACCCACCACCCCCAAATAATGCAGAGGCAGGGTGTaactttttaatcaaattagTCAAAGAGGTCCTCCACTAATAACAATACAtagaattcatgttttttaaattttctctttcacactgGAAAGATTAGGTCATATGTAAATTCATGAGATCAGACTACATACTGACAACTGAAAACACACGTGGGTGCTATGGGGAGGTATTTGCATGGGAGGAGACTTATCTGACAGAGTGCCTCTGTTCTACCATAAAGGGTGTAGATATACTGATAAATCGGCTTAACGTTGTGAGCTGGAAGTTACACTGAGAACGTACCTATAATCTTTCCATGAATTAATTTgaatgtgtgggtgtgggtcATTTGAAGGCACATGTGTGTaactttcttaatgtttttagATCACTTAGAAAAGAGTGTTAAAAGAGTTGGTGTGTTAATACAATAACTGAGACACACACCTCTTGTAAATTTAAGATTGTCATAATTTGTGTTTGCACAGAAAGGGCATGTTTGTATTGGCACTTAGTGGGATCCTCCAGATCAACAGTTAAAATACGTCCTGCTCAGTTTCTACTGCAACTGATCTTTATTCATTCTGTTGAGTGTATGACTGACAATGATGCATACCTTTTCTCATTGTCATGTTTCCAGTATAAAAcatgtcacatacacacataaaaaaatattgatgcCACTCACAGCACTAACCATCCTCATGGAGAGACTCATTTTAGGAGCAAAGTGTtccataaaaactgaaatatttgtgTTACCACATTGGTAGGAAATATTAGGTATGGTAGCATATTCCTGCCACCATGAAAACAATCTCATCTCAAGGGAAAAATCTTGTGAATACAGTTAAGGTTTTGAAGTTCCCAGGGAACATCTTAAAAGtaagtttttttctcattgatcATCTGAGCTGGGTTGTGCTGATTGAGGTCTTAATCTCACATTGAAGCACACAGTCTATGGTTGTAAAGCAAACAAAGAGCTTATATAAATGCAATGTGGTATCACCCTGGTATTATTAAAACCAGTTACCACTTACcagttcattttcagtttacttTAATGACAAGTAATATGTTTGCTGAACATGAACACCCATTCAGCACTGCCCCATTTCACACTCAAAGCTACCCTCACTGTCATTGCTAAAGTTATTCAGTGCTACTGCTAGCTTTCTAAACTTCTGGCCACAGCACATATCCATTGGAGCTGTTTGGTTGGTTAAATGTCTTGTTCAAGGGCATCCAAACTCTAATTCAGGAGGGATTGCTGTTTCTATATAATGACTTATTCTGCTAGACTGTGGTTTGAACCTGTGACCTTTAAGCCCATGATGCATTAATATGAGACAACTCACATTAAACCATTCTCTATAATAAAGCACTCTATTACCAGCAAACTGTCATGTTTCCCTGACCCACTATTGGCCTCTGCAGATGGCCCCTACAACCTGGAGGTGAACTCGGGCCAAGGCCTGCGGACAGGGGAGGTGTTCACCATCAACCCTGGAGAACTGGTCTTCTTTGAGTGCCAGGCTGATTCCAACCCACCCAACAGCTACGTCTGGATCTCCAAGAGCCACAACACGACCCAGGTCATCAATGAGGGCCCGCGGCTTGAGGTGCTCTCCTACAGACTGGCCCAGGCTGAGGAGTACATGTGCCGCGCCTTCAACAACGTGACACAGAAGCAGGACGAGACCCAGTTTACTCTGGTGGTGGCCAGCTTAGGAACAGGTGGGTAGAGGGTGGATCGTGGCAACAAGGAGCAGAGCGTGGGTAGATTTTGGGAATCCTATGAGATAAACACTGTGTAAACAATGTGTCATGCCAAAAGCAGAATGAGCTAAGTGAGATATTGCTTGAAAGTGGCCAGCGTTTAGTAGAGTAGTTGCAGCAGTGTGTGCACAGCAGGCGAGAAGTGAAAACCAGATTATGGACATAGCATGAAATATACATGACTACTATGAAACTCACGTTTTATCTCTGTTGCTAGGTTCCAGCGCCTGCTGCCAGTATTAAAGATCAGTGGCTGGGAAAGTAAACAGAGGATAACAGCTGTTGTATTTGTTGACTAAGTTTTATAGCATGTTCGGTTTCTGTGTGACGAATGGGACATTGATATGTTGTCTTGGTGATACTGCGAAAGGCTGCTGATACTGGTTATGATTTAAGATGCTGTTTATTGAGTGAACAGAAAGTCGTGACAGCATTAATTTTCCTTTGACATCAAAAACTCAATTCAAACTTGACGActaaccttttaaaaatgactataaATATCAATGTCCctcctgtgtttgtttacagggAAAGAGAAGCACATGCAGGAGGGCAGCTCTGTATCCCCCCTGGCAGCCATTACTGTCTGCTCTTTGTTCATCATCGGCTGCATGCTGCTCTTCTTATTCAAGAGAACCTGTCATCCAAAGAGAGGTTAGATGATTTGTTCTTTCTGCTGCTTTGAGCGCAAAGTCAGTCCTGCAACCAGTTTACTCTAATATGTCCTTTAGTTTAAATCTGGATGTTTGAATAGCCAACATCTGAATATTGTGCCTGTTAAATGATCAACCTTTTCTGGCATAAGATAACACCAACGGCTTGCTGCACCAAGCTCTCACATGTTGAAGGTAATCATAAATGTAAATCACTTGCAAATGTCAGTCATGTTGACGGTAACCAGTGCAAAGAGCACATATGAGGAAGTTAGGCTAATGAATATTGTCCATTTCTGCATCAGTGAATCATTATTTCCGtatgtctctttcttttcattatcaACAGTGCTGATGAGCATTTACAAAAGGTAAGAGCCTTGATTATGAAATTAAAACAGACACTAATAACCACAGTATTAACACACATATAAGCTTTAACTAACAATCtttatttgcctgttttttgtttttgtttttttttcttcggcAGACCGCTAGCAGAGCAGAAACAACCACATCGCTCAGGTAAGCTGCTGCTTGTTCACAGATATTTCTACCTGATTATGCCATCAAATGCTGCAGCCTAAAGTAGAAAGGTAAACAAAGTCAGCGTATTTCCATGTACTAGAGCTGAAAAGCAGGTCTTGGGTTTATGATGTCATTACATTCATGGTGTTACAATGAAATCTGTCAGAGAGTATACCTTATGTAAGTGTTGGTCTGATACTAACACCTCTGCATCAACAGGTCATGAGGATGCTTCAGAAGACTTTGGCATCTATGAGTTTGTCTCCATACCTGGGAAAATGGAATCGGCACAGGTATTTTTCTGACATAAATTCAGTGGAAAAAGTAGCAAGATTTTGAAACTTTTGTTCACCGTTGAGCAGTTTAgcatattgttttcattttctttttacgACTGTCCCTGCAGGCATCGTGCAGATCTCTGGCTCGCTTTGAGTCAGTTCAGGATATGCACACCACCATCTACGATGTGATCAGACATGTTCCTGAAACCCCCAGCCACAGTTTGCTCAAGTAACTTCAAACTGGAGGTTTGAGATGTTAACTTGCAGCTGTTTCACTTGAAGACTTATGTGTAGCTTTATTCTCTTCAGTCTCAGTTGTCAAAGCCCTGACTTTTTTGCACAAGGGATGGCAGAGACCTGGTCATGCACTGTTATTGTCAAGAGTTCAGGACAGATGtttttgaaatgaaagtttATGTATGGCTTGATATTTTTATGTGAAAGTTAAACTGAAGTTGAAActgtgtcgtttttttttttctgttcaaaaaTGAAGTTGGATGATATGAAACCAAGCAAAATGGTAGTAGCTTTACTCACAAAACTCCCATTCCCACATCTTGATTGCTATTTAAAAACAGTTGAATTTAAATTAAGGTCTTAGTTGCCATCTCCATGTAGATTGATCTATATAATATAACTGGAATTTAAGaaaccccccccctccaaaaaaagaaagcctgTTTTGTGAAGAGACAAGTGTTATGATGAATGCATTATCCTTTATAAAATATACTGTGTTTAGTTCAAGGTTTTGATGAGCATCAAGTGTAAATATTATACATGAATTATATTGCAGATTCTTTATACATATTATTCTATTTCTATGTTTTACTCAAATCTATTTATTCCTATACAAACACTTAACCCTGTTTCCTGAAATGTAGCATTTTTCTGCTTGACATGGATATCATGAAAtgctgaaacaaagaaaattatTAATGATTCTTAAATTATTGTACAGTTTgcattcagatgtttttttgtactttattaaatatataactgTTTACTATTTTGGGCCATTTCTGAATACTTGTTTGTACAATTTATTGGGTCCTGCAAGAAATCTCTTTATATTTCGGGTGTTGGTAATAGTTTAATTCTTCTTCATAGAATACCAATAGCACAAAGCCTAAAGCCAGCAAAGATGGCAGTTGTTATGCCACATCATTTAATCTCTCACAAGTGTATGAGCTGTCGGAAAATTGCTGCAGAGTGCTTGTTCCCCTCAGCCTTGTTGTACTGGCATGCGGTGTACCTGGTGTGATACTGAGACAGGCAGCAACAGACGGATGGTTCAGCATGTGGCAGAGTGCcctccacctgctcctgctGGGACCTTGTCACTGGTAGATAAGAACCTGTGCGCTTGCTCCTAAACAGGCATGGAGAGAAGCAGACACAAAGACGTTTTGTTAAGAAAATAGAGGTCAAACTTTATCTGCAATTTGCAAAAGTGGTTATAGTTATTTTCCCACCTTGAACACTGTATTGCTGAAAAAGCTTTCTGTTGTGATTCAGCTTGTTATCAAAACATTGTTTTGTCTCCATTACGTCTCTTTTATGCCACTTCAATTTAAATTCATGACAAAGgctgctgcacaaaaatgttctAATTAACAAGCTAGTTTAAGGATTTTATATTAAAACTCCTGAACACTTTGTatcactgtatatatgttatatatcaGTATTTCTTTACcacattatacatttataactatgtaattaaagtaaaaaattcTTAATCAAACGCTGAATCCTGATTGGTGCACGGATGTCTATGACATCACCTTTTTACAACTGACCCACTTCAAACCACTGACAGTCCCTGTGTGATCAAGTAAGAAAGCATtgattactgtatattatgatGCTGATCGAGAAAACAGGTTTTCAGGTTGAAACAAGCAAATAGATTTAACACTTACGTGGAGTGTTTCCAAAGAGAATATTCAAATTTGGAGgatattcaaaaaataaaacattatgatgAAACTACTGTTATAGTGATGATCTTAATTTTACAGTACTATTAGTTTTCCAAGGGCTCTTTTAAAAGATGAGAAAGTATATGGTATATCGTTACTCATTCCCTTGTTAAGGAAAACAATACTCTGAATTCCTACCCTTGGTCAAAGCTATGAAGTGCTGCTTATCAAGATGCCCACCTGCATAACAACAAGCAGTTTATTGAATAGAGCTCTAATTATAGCTTATGAACTGACCAGGTGAGTGTGCTGTGTCTTTGTGGTGGCATCTCCGGGTAGGGGCTGCCATCTGTTCCGTCTCAGTGTATGCTTTAAGGGAGGCTCCACACTGTGGATGAATGCCTAACAACAGTAAAGAAAATTCACCTAAGGAGAGCAACCTCACCTTCATTTGACTGGGAAATAGCCTGAAGCACCATTAACCAGGAACTAGAGCTCACAGTGCCCGCTGTCTGCTGCATGCTGCCTGCATTTTACCAAGTGCTGCTCAAAATAACACCTAAGGGAGCAATTACAAAGCAGGCACGGTGGATCTGCGTGAACCATTTTTGTAATGATTTGGAACAGTTTACAGTGTTTAGCCAGTTGTAATTGCTTGGCAGAGATAAAGCTACATGGCAGTGAGTCATGCACGGCATGACATGATAACATGATCACTCTGGCtcatgaaaacaaatgtgttcTACTAATGGAGCCACATAAAGAATAAGGTCATAACTTGTTGACAGACCAGATGACATGTATGCTAAAAAGtctataaacaacaaaatatcatATATACAGGGAGCTGTCAGTGGTGGAAGTAAACTCATATGGTTTATTTTAGTGAAAGTTGCAATAATACAATGTGGAAATACTCCATGACAAGTGAAAATCTTAGTTTAGTTGTATTATCAGTGATATGCATGATATATTATTAGATGTTTCATATTATATGTATTGGATAATTATTTTCAGCACATCAAATCTaagcagattttttatttattactgttaaAAGGTTTTATCAGTAACCATGCATCATATTGTAtaagaatatttttaaaaataactgcaaAGCAACTCATAAATAGCtctcagataaatgtagtggagtacaATATGTCCCTCTAAAATATGGTGAGTATGAGCAGGGAGTagcattaaaagtaaataatcGTGTGAAGTACACAAGAGTACACTATTGAGTCAATGTACTGTTTTATCACACCACTATAAAGACACAGCTATGTAATGGGGTGAATTAAGGTCACTGCAGTATATCCTGATTGGAGGTGGGTTGTCAGGCATGACATATGTGTTGTATTTGCTACGATAGGCCTTTTTCACAAAAGACAGTTTGActtgaaatgaactgaaatgaaagtAGCTACACACCTGTGGTTCCCCTACCGTGTGTTGAACTTATGTCTCACCTAACACCTAGTGACACAACAAATACAGAtcaaattaaagccgcaagcggcgatggcgggccctcgctcacccatgccaccgcggggcctgaggcatggcggggctgtggcgtgaagcagaaagtgagaaaaaacctggaaggaggccaaaaatgcaatgtttcgttcatccagtagggggcagtcacaggtagttacacacatggtctggtgtggtctggtgtgttcagggcggccactcatcagtcatgtgaagtttggagtgaattggacaaagcatgaaggaattatgagcagttaatggttcatccaccagggggcagtcaccaaatgtggtgtggtgcgttcaggggcagcccctcatcactcatgtgaagtttggagtgaattggacaaagcatgagggagttatgagcagttaatgattcatccaccagggggcagtcagcacatgtggtgtggtgcgttcaggggcggcccctcatcactcatgtgaagtttggtgTGAATCagacaaagcaagagggagttatgagcatttgatggttcatccaccagggggcagtaatgggatgcgtgcaggtgtgttcagggtcagtccctcatcacacatgtgaagtttcgtggaaatcagacaatgttgatgcaaaaaatggcacttcctgtttccactagggggcgacatgagcgacacccctatcagatggaagaggtctccaccctggacctgtgtatcaattttcatgatgatacgtgttcaataaagccatcaaaaagccaaacgtattttcatggcgaggaattgatggtagccacgcccccacagggacgccattactcgtagcttcacagtgttcataatgtagcttcaccaactggttctgcatgttttagaagtggaatgaggttgatggggtcaactatgtatttttcatgaatttaagttcacttcctgttaccaccggggggcgctatgagttacgtgggaagttaatatatcgggacgttcagggcggagccatcattgTGTcgagcaagtttgaagctgattggatgaagtatgtgggcgtgagagccactcgtatgtacatggcgagcacgccaaagttagttgagccctggcagacacgccctttgacctacggatgcgcagagcacaacttaagctcagctaggtctggagatgttgcgtacctaatttgaacttgatcgggcgaacgctgtgggaggagttaattttaggcgggaaaaatcaaaaccaaaatggccgacttcctgttgggttgaggtcatgaggtcaagaggcttttttgcatatgtgggtataatacatatgtgtaccgaattttgtgagcataggacaaagttagcaaaattccctatgggcatttttggactttgtagggggcgctattccgccattctgcgtcgaccatgtgcgaccacccaaaaatattgaatttcggatgaggccggacgtccgtgcaaaagtataagcattttcgcatttgggaaaggggcgaaattggggcacgaaatgtcggaataataataataataataataattaaagccgcaagcggcgatggcgggccctcgctcacccatgccaccgctgggcctgaggcatggcggggctgtggcgtgaagcagaaagtgagaaaaaacctggaaggaggccaaaaatgcaatgtttcgttcatccagtagggggcagtcaaggtagttacacatatggtctggtgtggtctggtgtgttcagggcggccactcatcagtcatgtgaagtttggagtgaattggacaaagcatgagggagttatgagcagttaatggttcatcgaccagggggcagtcagcacatgtggtgtggtgcgttcaggggcggctcctcatcactcatgtgaagtttggagtgaatcggacaaagcaagagggagttatgagcatttgatggttcatccaccagggggcagtaatgggatgcattcaggtgtgttcagggtcagtccctcatcacacatgtgaagtttcgtggaaatcggacaatgttgatgcaaaaaatggcagtTCCtctttccactagggggcgacatgagcgacacccctatcagatggaagaggtctccaccctggacctgtgtatcaattttcatgatgatacgtgttcaataaagccatcaaaaagccaaacgtattttcatggcgaggaattgatggtagccacgcccccacagggacgccattactcgtagcttcacagtgttcataatgtagcttcaccaactggttctgcatgttttagaagtggaatgaagttgatggggtcaactatgtatttttcatgaatttaagttcacttcctgttacctgcggggggcgctatgagttacgtgggaagtcaatatatcgggacgttcagggcggagccatcatcacgTCCAGCacgtttgaagctgattggatgaagtatgtgggcgtgagagccactcctatgtacatggcg from Scomber scombrus chromosome 16, fScoSco1.1, whole genome shotgun sequence includes the following:
- the hepacam2 gene encoding HEPACAM family member 2, translated to MEATGRTALCLCSFLFILTEVSSEYIHIPSLVHHGTEGKPLLLPVETHFQLDEVEIQGTWSHTTTSGTRTTLVTFTKNATITDMMYRNHILFREPNVSLLIRKLNRDDEGNYHLNLNIQFHNKKEPVIKEKRTVQVMVDVPVSTPVIEKYPSYAVVEDKGNVTWTCSVERGTRVVFQWLRDNVPLGPRERYQFSHNNSMLFISPVRKEDKGTYRCVVSNRISRAQSSKAMELIVYYGPYNLEVNSGQGLRTGEVFTINPGELVFFECQADSNPPNSYVWISKSHNTTQVINEGPRLEVLSYRLAQAEEYMCRAFNNVTQKQDETQFTLVVASLGTGKEKHMQEGSSVSPLAAITVCSLFIIGCMLLFLFKRTCHPKRVLMSIYKRPLAEQKQPHRSGHEDASEDFGIYEFVSIPGKMESAQASCRSLARFESVQDMHTTIYDVIRHVPETPSHSLLK